The genomic interval ctctctctttgctttcTCTTTGATGTTTCCTCTTTTCACTGTTAACAAACTCTCtctgactgccccccccccccctcttgcgCAAACACAACGGCAGCTGCAGATTGGATGCCCAcgtaaataacacacacacacacacacacacacacacacacacacacacacacacacacacacacacacacacacacaatgacacccgGGGATCGATCCACATTTTGATGGGTGCCTCTGTggctcacacacaaagacccgctagtgtgtgcatttgtttgtgtttgtgtgtctgtgtctgtgtgtgtgtgtgtgtgtgtgtgtgtgtgtgtgtgtgtgtgtgtgtgtgtgtgtgtgtgtgtgtgtgtgtgtgtgtgtgagtgtgtgtgtgcgcgcgtgtcagGGGCTGTTGTTggttggggaagggggggtttgCCCAGAGGGATactaacaaaaataaaaaaaaacacactcacccgcagagacacacaaaaacatgaaaAGTATGATAGGACATAttgggggttggggagggggggtgagtaaAAAGGGGGTTACAATAGAggaatcggggggggggggggggggggggggggggggagacgatgTATAAAATGGTTCAATCACAGGCCCCAACACCATTTCTTTCTCCTTAACAAGAGATTTCATGGGCCAGGCTGATGTGGGCCCAAAACAGCTGAGAGCATTAGAGCTGGAGAAGCACGCCCCTGTCAGATCAGCTGGCCTGCCCATTAGGTAGGCGGTTGTTATTGAACTTCATTGTCCGGAGAGGGGTTGTgagttttttttcctccttcagCTGGGATCAATGATGCCTTACCGAGGGTTTGATGTAAAAGCCGCCGCTGCAACCTGATACCCGCTGTATGTGGCGGCAACTACACATCAAATATAATTAGACGTAAACATCCCCtatttgtgtgcttttgtgcgtTTCAGGGGCTGCAGAGGTTGTGTGGTTGGAAGCGTTGTTGTTGTAAACACACTTATGCTCCCGTAACAGGGATACCGTGAATACAACAGAATGATTCAATTAACATGGAAATATATAGCGTTGTGGTCTGTGTGAACAGGGAAGCAGGGTATAATGAAGGAAATGCATTTCATTATACAGGCTGTCTCAACACTTCAATGACTATACTTCTTGGCCAGTTGTGGATGATTATGGGGGAATGCATTATGGTTCAGTTTTCAAACAATGCTATTGATAATCATTGAAGCgacaaatatttttaaataacaacTCACACTCTATAGGGGTGTGTTTCGcctatcatatatatatatatatatatatataaatatatatatataaatatatatgtgcatTGTTGATCTTAATTGATCTATATTTTTGGTACATTGTTATGATATTCCATTGCATTGTACTATATGATTATGCATacatacagtaaaaaaaaaattacaaagaAGAAGCAGGATAAATATGCACTACATATTGACTGAGATATTAACGCAGTATTCTGTTTTGCATGTACACACAACTATAGAACTCCATGTCaatccaccaccaacacctatAACTTTGTATTGGTGGGCCCATTCCAATCTGGACTAAAGTAGCATGAAACCTTTTTAACTATAATGTTTTCCCCAGTGGGGTatgtttgttgctgttgaacACACCAATATaagtataatataaatataaatggatgatgatgatgtatgaCTGTAGCCAAATCAAATGTAGCTCAATATTGCAATGATACATTAGATATTGAAGTAAAGTAAGAGAAGAGAATAGTAGGGTATTAGTATTATGCATACAAGCATACTATATATACTACTACTTGTTTTTGAGATGCTCAAATTAATGAGGTAATTTGAGACAAAGAAATAAGACCTttgttgtttatatttgttGTTAAATATCAACCAACTTATTAAAAACCGAATGAAGCAAAGGCCCCAAGGATTTGGTGTAGACTGAACGGTATCAGGGATCGAGGCTATATCAGTGTAAGTAGTAAGCAGTGAGAGGCAGACTCTGTCCTCGGAGCTCTTCTCCTGTGGCATTAAAGTGTGCCTCTAACCAACACCAGTATCTGCTACTCAATTATCACATCTAAAGTGTCACAGTAACAACGCCATATCAGATAAGAGACACGGCATTGGAATTCAACCCTTTACACCACTATCAAAGTGTgcgataataaaaaaaagaatattcctgtgaagacaaaaaacaatttGTAAGTTGTCGACCCCTTTCAAACATTCAATCAAACATAATCATGACTGCATTTCTGAATGATTCCATCTGAAATCTGAAATCCGATTTGCAAGCTCATGCCccgcccacccctccccccccccccccccccccccacccccagcccccaacCCCTCCTAACTTTGGTGCAATGATGCAACTTGAATGGAATACAGATTCCTAAGCCAATGCTTGAGTCCAATATCCAAGCCCCCTATACATCCAGAATTCCCCCCTAAGTCAATCAGATTCAGCAAAGAATTATTTCATGGGGACAAAACAAAGGCCTCTGCTATTGGTGTTCGCTTTGTGAAAGCACTACTTTCACGCAGATGCCCGTTTTCTTTCGTGTACATCTGAAAATGAATAGTGCCGGAGCGAACATGCAGAGCGCGTGCACAGTGAGATGCTAGTTAACAGCGTATCGGCCACTCTGAATGGACGGCCAGTTATCCAAGGCCAGGTTACGCAAACTGTAATTGCATTAGCTGTGGAATTTGCCAAATGACTCGATAAGCTACTACGTTCTGCGCTGCTGTTCTGCAAAGTTCTTGCCAAAACTTTTCCCGACGTAAAGGATCTAAGTGCTCCGAATCTACATTTTACGTCCCCTGTATCGCTCATTTACACATCATCCACTGTCCACCCTGATTCAAGTTCCCAATAAAGAtactcatctttttttttttttagacatCCATGAAAATTGCCAATTAGGTATGTCATTGTAATGGCAAATAATTGCCTTTATTGTTATAGATCCTTCATCTGAAGCCGTGAGTCCATATAGGAGTACTTTAATGAGCTCTATGAGATAATCCCTTAAATCACTGAGTCAATTAAATGTCAACTCCGTGTGGTAAAATCCTTTATTAGAGCAGTAAACACTGTCAAGTTGAGTTAAAGTAAAACACTTAATTtctcacaatctctctctctcactcactcacactcttgctctctctatccatctctctctctctctctctctctctctagctctctctctcccttgctcttattcacactctctctctctctgtcacacacacacagccccccccccccacacacacacacacacacacacacacacacacacacacacacacacacacacacacacacacacacacacacacacacacacacacacacacacacacacatcctagctAGCTATTCATTAGCTCAAGCCCCTGTGGCAATGGGAGTCTTTAACCTCCATTAGATCTAATGTTGATATGTTTCCCTAGCAAGGAGCCAAGACAATTAACACCCCTTCTCACATTTCTCTCCCCTTGGCCCCCTAACCACATCAAAATCTGGGTCCACCCGTTCATTACCCACCCGGAGAATGCCTTTGGGGAGAGAACAAAACGCGGCTTGGCAGTTGAGAAGCGTGTGGTTGTTGTAAGCCAGGTGAATATGCATCTGGCTCAAACTAAGTTTAGAGTGATGAGTGACTACGGCTGTGGATCTGTGTTATCACCGACCGCGTTGTTTAGACGACAATGCAAGGGGAGTCCCACGTGTTTAAAGTATACTAATAATACACGATTGTTCCGGAGAAGGTGCTTCCAACAGACTTACTAGCGCGTTAGCCTGTTGGGCTAACTTTGTCTTGACCGGGCTACTTTGTATTGGGAAGAAAGTTTAACAAAATAGGGTAAAAGAAGAGGATTGAGTTAGGGTCACCGGGGTCACCGCGCGTCTTATTTACGGCACAGAGCGAGCTAGGCATGCGGGGCTGTTGGCAGGCAACATGGCATGTGTCTGTTGCTACACACCTGAATGTCGACGTGCATTTAACGCCCTAGGCCACCTGACAGCTCAGGACTTTAGGAGGGAGAACACCCCGGCCCTCCATAGTGTTAAGCTGTCAAGTGCGTAACATCTTGACCCCGCTGACACCCAGAATAGACCTCCTTTATGATCCAGGAAATTCTTGGTTTCCTTACCTATAGGTGTGGCGCAGTTGTCTCTGTATCGAATGTCTCATAGCTTAATACCAGCGCTCCCTTTACTCTAGCCCCGGGGCTAAGTAGCGCTGTTTGCCTGTGACGCAGGTCAGGAAAACCTGAggtgcccttgtgtgtgtgtgtgtgtgtgtgtgtgtgtgtgtgtgtgtgtgtgtgtgtgtgtgtgtgtgtgtgtgtgtgtctgtgtgtgtgtgtgtgtgtgtgtgtgtgtttgtgtgtgtgtgtgtgtggtgtgtgtgtgtgtgtttgtgcgtgtgtgtgcgtgtgtgtgtgtgtgtgtgtctgtgtgtgtttgagcatgtgtgtgtgggagtgtgtgtgtctgtgcgtgtgcatgaatgcgtgcatgtgtgtgtgtgtgcgtgtgtgtgtgtgtgtgtgtgtgtgtgtgtgtgtgtgtgtgtgtacgggtgtcAGAGAGTACGcaagtccatgtgtgtgtgagtgttaagTACTAGCACGCACGTGTCTGTGCACGCTTGTATGTGCCCgtggcgtgtgcatgtgtgtccaatGTATCGGTAATACCCAGTTCCTTCCCAATCGTGATCATGCTCCATCGGCTTATCATCGTGGCCCATCTCATCGCTTCTCCACCGCGGCGAAAAAAGGCGAGGTTTGGTTTCAACACATAATTTGATAATCCGCATGGATAGCACAAAAGAGACATTCTGCGGATTCTTAACCTCTCTTCAACTTTGGCACTCCTAGAGGCAGGAAAGGAGTATCTCTCACCGCAGTTATTAGTTCTCTGAAACACCCTTGACCTCTGCGGTGGAAGCCAACTGTCAACATAGCCGGTGTTATTGTAATTCGGGGCTGGCCCCTCCGAGCCTGAAACTGGTCCTTGTTCGGAGTGTCCCTCTACCTTCTCTGTGGAGGATTGCTGTTCACATATTGGAGGCAGTTATGGACGACATGAGTGCTGAAGCTAAGCCGCATAATGACTTTCAGTGacacgtttattttttttattttttttacatgatgGTACAGATGTTTACACTTCCACCTTTTTGTTGGCAGCCACGATAAGATAATATGCATTTATGAATGGATTTCTTCACGCAATGCATTGTTTGTTTTAGGCCTTGAATCTTGATTTAAGGAATGGATTGTGGTAGTAAAACACACGGgtgaatataatttatattttctggGAACAAAGTACGATTTTACagcaagaaaagaaagaaagggagtcTGAAAAGGGGAAATTTGCTTTGCTTCATTGTCACCTTTATTGTGGAAGTGACAAGAGACAGGATTgaagattatttccccaaatggCAACACAAGCTACTTCTGAGAGTCATTAAGTTAACACACCGAGACAAGGACAGGGACAGAGAATAAAAGGAAAGAATGCCGTAAAAGTTCCCAGGGTCTTACAGCATCTGCCTCTGATCCGGGCCTTGGAGAGAAGATGGTGTCTATGTCTGGCACTTCAATTATATTGTCATCAAACAATATTATATTCCCGACTGTGACAGTTGGCAAATGGtaatcatttaaataattataataattattattattattattgatgctattatttgtattattattattattattattattattattattattattattattattattattattactatgaaGACAGTAATGATACATTTTGTTTGGTGAATACaaaaaatgagtgtgtgtgtgtgtgtgtgtgtgtgtgtgtgtgtgtgtgtgtgtgtgtgtgtgtgtgtgtgtgtgtgtgtgtgtgtgtgtgtgtgtgtgtgtgtgtgctgtgtttgtgtgtctgctgtgtgtgtgtgtgtgtgtgtgtgtgttagtgtgtgtgtgtgtgtgtgtgtgtgtgtgtgtgtgtgtgtgtgtgtgtgtgtgtgtgtgtgtgtgtgtgtgtgtgtgtgtgtgtgtgtgtgtgtgtgcgtgtgtgtgtgtcgcccgCATACGGGCgttcctgtgcgtgtgtgtgcaaaagcTTACATGCttgcgtgtgcacgtgttcgCGGGCGCGAGCCTCTGTGCAAGCTGTGGCGGATATAAGCTCTGGAGATATCAATGCAGATGGTGGAAAGTCCATCTGTTTCGAGGAAATGTTCTAGAAGAGCACGAGTTTGAATGGCTGAACGGTAAGGGATTTGGAATAGGGGGCTTGCGTGTTAACCAACTCTTCCCCTGGTTCAGGATGAGTGCGGGTGCCAGTGAGATTCTAACacgtcccagccaatcagagaatcAATCAGTGAACGCCGAGGGCCTTTTATTGCCCTGAGCACGTGCCGCTGTTTACCAGGAGGCGCGAGTCGAAAGTTAGGAAATATTGACTTTTAGGGATTCCTTTAAACCACTAAGTCCAGATAACATTTGTAAAACTATCAAAAATAGAACTACTGGAAGACACGTCAACTGTAGAATTAGTTCCTTTTTTCATTATTAAATATATCTAGTCctttaaatgcattattattatttgtatattattatttgtattattattattattattaatattattattattcatattatcaTTAGCCTCTTCCTGATAATGCCAATAATATCAGCCAAAACTAAGTCATCAACgttaattattatatatttcttgTCCAACGCATTGTCTAGttgaggcttttttttttgcttgcagTCAGCTTATCTCGTCCACCATCATATTTAGCCCCTGCACACATTTCCAGCAGGTTATCACAATTGCCATTCCTCCCCTCCTTTCTgatgtgttcagcagattaCCATCAGTGCCCCTCAGATATTTTAACAGATCCTCCACTCGGAGCCATCTGGTGCAGATCAAAATCTAGCGAGTTCTTGGGTTTAGTTGTTAAGGCATTAATTCTAAATCTAGAGACTCTCTTTTCAACCGTCAGGACGAGAGtgttaagtattttttttaagtcGATAATTATATCTCTAAAATAAAAAGGCGAAAATATTTTATAAGCGAGTTGACATTTAATACAACTCAACGATAGCCTCGGAAAGACAAACTAGTATGTTGCTGGAGAGGGTGTTATGGTCAAGCCCATAACgttcataatatatataatatataggcctgctatgagaggaggagagcagatgCTCTGGTCTAGTCTCATATTATTTGCATATCACAGAGGAAATAGCGCAAAAATGGCCTATGGAGAAAGTTATTAACAGGTTGTGTTATTTTAGTATCTAAGTGAAAATGTAGATGGTTAACATGTGAATATTTGTTTTTAAAACGTATAATTATTCCACTGCTTTCTTAAAGAAAAAGGGCACAGATAGGAGTATCTTAAAGGCTTGTAGGTTCAGAGATGGTTTTCCCAGTAGAATGCGGGCTATACAGCATCTTACAGTGATCCCTGGCTTTCCCTCATTCCGTTTCACTCAAAACAGAAGACATGTTTAAGTGAAGTGGCTCTGTTGTTACTCTGACAGCAGCCTGCTCAGGGTTTACATGCACGCGCGCGGGTGTGCACGCACGCGGGCGCGAGCCTTCACACGCACGGTGCGCGGACAGGACGGAGGAACACCGAAAAGAGGAAAAAGGAAAGACCAACCTtagggaagaaagaaagaaagaaagaaagaaagaaagaaagaaagaaagaaagaaagaaagaaagaaagaaagaaagaaagaaagaaagaaagaaagaaagaaagaaagaaagaaagaaagaaagaaagaaagaaaaataaacagaaaggaagaatgaaagaaagacaatgaaagaaaacaagaataaaaaatagaaagaaagaaagtaacaCATGAATTCACACATTAAAATGGCCCATGTGCGTCGAGTATACTATAATTAAAATGCCTAATGCGAGTATTTGAGATTAATAACAGCGGGAAAAAACAAAGCACGAATAATTAAGTCGAAATATCAGGATATTAGTCTAATTGTTCTTTCATTaccataataaaataaacatgagAGTGCATGGGAGTGCAGCATGGCCGCCTGGCATATATAAAGTGCACAAGGAGGACGAATCAACCTGCCCGACGTCCCCGATTATAAACACCAGTAACCGCGCAAAACAATACTATCCTAATCAATCAGTCTTTAGAAATAATAAACGCACCAGTCGCCGGTAACAGACAGAACAATTTCCTCTggaagttgtgttttttttctcctcctccccttcctaaTTATACAATTGAAATCTATTCCAAAATAAGTTCCTTCTTCTTTGCGGGTTcacttaccccccccccacccccaccccctctatGTCGGACAGCTGTAAAATCGTGTAGACAGGTTGTCATACAACAATCAAAGCTTCGGTGAATAGACTCTAATGCTGAACATTTAACATACAATAGTCCAAACGCGCGGCGGAGAGAAGTGGCCCCAGCCAATGCCTCTCTCCACATGCTCCAAACGAGGAGGAGCTTGCAGGCTCaagtaaaggggggggggatgccaaTCAAAGCATCAACTTCAAATTGTATCTGAGAGATCAGCCCGAGACCTCGGGGCAGGCACGTCAGTTGGAGCTCAATTGTTGATCAGATCACATCCAACGGActcgcagagagagagagagagagagagaaagagggagagagagagagagagagagagagagagaggagcatagAGAGAGCAGTCGAGATTTAAGGAGaagacttgtttttttttgtactgtACCTTTTAGGGCTACTACAACGTCCGTCGCGACTTTTCCCTTTGACTTGCCCGGGTTCTTGTCATTACGCGCGGGTGCGTATTGCATTATTACGCACGGCACGGGGGCTTTTGTTCGGGCGGAAGAGCTGTGCTGACCGAGGTAGTGGAAGATGTCTTTCCCGCAGTTGGGCTACCCGCAGTACTTGAGTGCGTCTCAGGCGGTCTATGGAAGCGACAGACCGGGCGTGCTGACGTCCTCGTCCCGGGGAGGGAGCGCTGAGCTCGGGGGGAGCCCGTCAGCCGCTGCCGCCGCAGTGTCGTCCGTGTTGGGCATGTACGCCAACCCTTATGCGCACAACTACAGCGCGTTCCTGCCTTACACCAGCGCGGACTTGGCTCTTTTCTCTCAGATGGTAAGATTTTGAGTTATTTTGGGAGTTATACTGCATAGTTTTGGATTATGCGCCATACGTGGAAAAAAGCCCGATTGGAAACTATTCACACACCACAAGTTCTGTTTCTAACCTCGTTGTGAAATATGTTATTATCCATTCATTGTCCCGTTGCAGTTTGAATTGCATAGTCGTTGCAGCGGGTATGCAAAGTTTGTTTGTAAAATCGTTGAACTGTGGAAGATATTTTGGGAGAAAATGGAGGCAGGTTTTGTTTGTCTTGGGGACGGCATATGGATATTAGCATAGGCTGTAAAAACCGAGATCAGtatgattcatattttatcgAAATTGATTTAATATTAAGATGGATCTCTATTACAAATTAAAAAATCTTGCGAATAAATGCTCAGTGTTAAAGTAAATTCGCCAGTCGTCATAGAACAGcttattgtattgttttaaaTGGTAGGCCCCATCATTGTGATTTTTATTACGTTTTTTATAATGATCagtattttttcaaatattattTATTGCAATTTTTAATGTCATTGCTTCTGGAAAATGCCTACAAAACATGTAGAtggcctgctgtgtgtgtgtgtgtgtgtgtgtgtgtgtgtgtgtgtgtgtgtgtgtgtgtgtgtgtgtgtgtgtgtgtgtgtgtgtgtgtgtgtgtgtgtgtgtgtgtgtgtgtgtgtgtgtgtgtgtgtgtgtgtgtgtgtgtgtgcagtgtaggcctagtataggcctactataataTTATTGTCTACCATTTTGAAATAAAGGACCGAAGATACTAATTACTATAGTgtattaggcctactgcagtGCAacaatttgtattttattcctCCACGAGTACCATCAGCATGGCGTGGCAGTGTATGGCTCAATGCCGTTTATTTGACTTTATCTGCAAAAGCTCAAAATAATATCCGGCAGCATCGATTAAAAACGACTCAGTCTTATTCGATGTACAATCGGCATCAATAGATCATGTCGAGCCACGACATGAACGTGACAGTCTTAAGGCACAAACGGTCACCTCAGTCACGACATGCCACCTACAATAACGTATAGGCCTCTAAACTGTTCCCCTCATGGCACACTGAGGAAGGTAATGAGCCTTATGTAACCCACTGTCATTACAACGGGATACCTATGGACATTGTTGAGCTATGGTGCTGCATGCGGTAAAGCAGGCCGAGTTTACACTATTCTCGACCATAGCTTTAAATTCAGAGTCTGATAGCCTTTGATTACTGGCGTTTTCATTTGATTAACCCATGGCACACATGCTTGGGGCCTATATTTAGACACACAGCCTtgcgctgttttttttttgatgcagcGAATAAAAGTTGCACTTTCTGCAAATTGTTTCAAGTATCAAGCACAGTTGAACATGGCTTAATCTTTTCATCTAATTTTTATCCAGGGATCTCAATACGACTTGAAAGACAGCCCAGGCGTCCACCCCGGCAGCTTCGCGGCCCACACCTCGCCGGCCTTCTACCCCTACGGCCAGTTCCAGTACGGGGACCCGGCGAGGCCCAAGAACGCCACCCGGGAGAGCACTAGCACCCTGAAGGCCTGGCTCAACGAGCACCGCAAGAACCCCTACCCCACGAAGGGCGAGAAGATCATGCTGGCCATCATCACCAAGATGACCCTGACGCAGGTGTCCACCTGGTTCGCCAACGCCCGCCGGAGACTCAAGAAGGAGAACAAGGTGACGTGGGGCGCCAGGAGCAAAGAGGACGAGGAAGACGGCAACCTGTTCGGCAGCGGGGACGAGGCGGAGAAgaacgaggacgaggaagagatCGACCTGGAGAGCATAGACATAGACAAGATAGACGATAACGACGGGGATCAGAGCAACGAGGACGATGACGACAAGTCCACTGAGGGCAGCCGGGATCCCATGCGAGGTGGCGGGGCCGGGGAGCTGGACAGCTTG from Gadus morhua chromosome 11, gadMor3.0, whole genome shotgun sequence carries:
- the irx1a gene encoding iroquois-class homeodomain protein IRX-1a encodes the protein MSFPQLGYPQYLSASQAVYGSDRPGVLTSSSRGGSAELGGSPSAAAAAVSSVLGMYANPYAHNYSAFLPYTSADLALFSQMGSQYDLKDSPGVHPGSFAAHTSPAFYPYGQFQYGDPARPKNATRESTSTLKAWLNEHRKNPYPTKGEKIMLAIITKMTLTQVSTWFANARRRLKKENKVTWGARSKEDEEDGNLFGSGDEAEKNEDEEEIDLESIDIDKIDDNDGDQSNEDDDDKSTEGSRDPMRGGGAGELDSLEKRRAFALQAHEAFDRTKSAISVHQVGKESSELGHNNTTTTRVLSPDRVGSFPLVPVNNKPKIWSLAETATSPDSSTQKPTSPAGGPAGTHPSAAHTHQLQTHPAFLPSHGLYTCQIGKFHNWTNGAFLGQNSLLNVRSFLGVNQQHHHHHHNPHLPTQQQQQPTSVLVSPGTATAALSSESTKAPQESQSPKHIDHENDVRTESPSTQPLKSSFRPIHDRFALPSSARNPQEATQRVLTAISSA